Below is a genomic region from Trichomycterus rosablanca isolate fTriRos1 chromosome 15, fTriRos1.hap1, whole genome shotgun sequence.
GGAGTGGGTTCGTTTAAGCACGCTCTCCGCGAATACGGCGGGCCAGCTGGATGTCCTTAGGCATGATGGTCACCCTCTTGGCATGGATGGCGCACAGGTTGGTGTCCTCGAACAGACCGACCAGGTAAGCCTCACTGGCCTCCTGCAGAGCCATGACGGCAGAACTCTGGAAGCGCAGATCGGTCTTAAAGTCCTGAGCGATCTCTCTAACCAGGCGCTGGAAGGGCAGCTTGCGGATGAGCAGCTCAGTGGACTTCTGATAACGGCGGATTTCACGCAGAGCCACGGTACCTGGCCTGTAACGGTGAGGTTTCTTCACACCGCCAGTAGCCGGTGCGCTCTTGCGGGCAGCCTTAGTGGCGAGCTGCTTCCTCGGCGCTTTCCCACCGGTGGATTTACGAGCGGTCTGCTTGGTTCTTGCCATCGCGTCTGGAACTCCGCACTTCACGAACTGTAGAACACAATATGTTAGCTCGCCCAACACGCTCTATTTAAGTACCAGAGCCGCTCCGCGCTCATTGGGCGTCTTGATTACGCTCTTTTCTCATTGGACGATCGTGCTTACGTTAAATGTCGCTTACTGGTCGGCGTTCTGCCGCTGCCTCGTTTCAAAAAACATAATATTTCCTCTATGCTGTTGGCGGGATTTATAAtactttcctttctttctttgtgcttttagaACACAGCTTACAATCGCATTTAAAGCatatacctttttaaaaaatatattattgaatatttcgttcattttgcttgttgttagttattattagcattattattatttttgtttcatgtgtattacacaaacacgtttgttgcaccacttttaatcGTCTATATTGTTGGTTTTGTTACTGCAAGTGATCTATAACTTGgctaatgtatacatatatagggATATATGtaaagataagatagatagggaaaaaataaatcgtacatattgatttgttaattttaacgtGATAAATCACGTGTTTTATGCCGTGTGAGTCTATGAAACGatattacatttgttttgtttacacaTTAGCTGAAGAAATTGCactttttctgtggaaatgggtggctcttaaaagagccttttggtTAGAACACGAGAGCGACTTTACTTGGCCTTGGATGGTTTCTCGGTCTTCTTGGGCAacagaacagcctggatgttaggcagcacaccgccctgagcgatggttacacctccaagcagtctgttcaactcctcgtcgttacgcacggccaactgcagatgacgagggatgatacgagacttcttgttatctctggcggcgttaccagccaactcgaggatctcagcggtcagatactccagcacggcagccaagtagacaggagcaccagctcccacacgCTCGGCGTAATTACCCTTACGTAGCAGTCTGTGAACACGGCCCACGGGGAACTGAAGTCCGGCACGAGATGAACGAGTCTTGGCCTTAGCCCTAGTCTTACCACCGGTCTTCCTTTTTAAATATGATCTTTATTAAGACATGATTTTCAGAACAAAgttattatcattacattacaatCCGAACCAGATAAAGAACACAGCAATAACacatacaaaacataaaatctaTTACATACAAATTTTTACAACTTAAGTATCGACCATGGAAATTTTTTCTTAGCTTTAAGATCTTCAGTTCGCAACCGTCTTAAGTGACAAACaatctgtttaaaaacaatgtcagCACTTATATTAATTTGGTCTATAATTATTTTGCATCTTGTTTTCCAAATCTTTGTattcaccacacaaataattagCCAGTAAAATTCTTCAATATTTGTATGTACATTATCAAAAATACCATACATTATTGTTCTCATATTTATATCAAAAtccaaatttaatgtttttactttattccaAATGTTGGTGGTTCTTGTACAGTTCAACAAAAGATGTTCAATTGTTTCTTCTTCCAGACAACCATGTATAGGACATTTAGTGGTGGTGACATAGCAACTCCATTTCACAATTGTTCTAACAGGTAgtctatgatttattattagccACATAGTGTCTCTTATATTTTCAGAAATATTTTTAGAGAGtatgttctttattattatcttactttcatttaaatctgtctgtctatactgTAAGGTTTCTCCatgataaaatgtattaattaatttataaatttctTTATTTGATAAGTTAATCCAGTCAATATTTAAGTTTGTATGCTTAAATGTGAAATCACCATAaataagtttataataaaatacatcttttcttttctttcctttttgtttCAACCATTCAGATTCCTTTAGTATCCACTTAGCCTTCCTTTCCATTGCTTGTGCTatgtttttacaaaatgcaatttttaatttaatgcctAAGTCGATTGCTCCTAACCCTCCTTGTAACTTTGGTTTAAACAAAAGGGTTCGTTTTGTTACCTCCCTATTTGTATTCCATATAAATTTAATACACAATTTGTTCAGGCgattaatacatttttcatcTGGTGGAAAAACAGTAGcaagaaataataatttagataaaataaaggttttaataATATGTATGCGAGTTTTATAGTTAGAGCCTTTGAATTTGTCCAGTTCATGTTTCACTGACTCTTCTTTCTTTTCCCAGTTTAGTTCACGTGCTCTGTCTTTAGATACATATATACCCAgtacttttatttcttcttttatatTAACTTCTAGATAGGGTTGTGTATTTCCTCCTATCCAAATACCTTCTGTTTTCATTTGGTTAAGTTTTGCACCTGCTATTATTTCATATTCATTAAAATAGtcttttaatatattgtattcaaattggtttttaataaagacTGTTATATCATCAGCATAAGCTGAGATTTTAATTATGTTGTTCTTAGAAAGTTTTATACCTTGTATTCTTGGGTCATGCTTGATTTTATTTAGAAGAGGGCTAATAgctacactgaaaaaaaaagtatgttggatttacatgaaaaaaatatgtaCATCGGTTGCACATAATAAAGTTATGTTTACTTAAAATTAAGTATTCATGTTCTACACACTAAAGTATTATTTGTTAAATCAACATgacttttttatataaatgtaaatcttttCATTAACGTAAAGTATAatcaattattatttgttaaactAACATGActtttttatacaaatttaaagcttttcattaatgtaaattattttgaAATATCATTTATTAAACCAACATGACTTTATTATGCTAAGTACACATAGTGTGTTAAACTAACCTATCCCCAGGTCAACCTGATACTATTTAGTTATAAACCTTTGGCatcaattttacattttcaaattattttgTAACCTGATTCATGTTAAGTAGTGTATTTTGTACCTAACTAATTTTGCCTAATCTTTTACCTACAACATTATTTTTTCAGAAAGCCAACAtggcaataaacacacacacacatttctttaaaaaacacaaaatatctgtatttaGTAACAATACCAATCATTTTTATAAATTTACTCTGAACTGCACTATTGTGAGGATTTGGCCTTTTCTTCCTCAAACAACTTTACCAGGAAAATAAAtaagtcattaaaaaaaaaacctctgtgtgcatatacacaaaacatataacatttggaaaaaaaaaaaaaaaaaaaaaaaaaaaaaaaaaaaaaaaaaaaaaaaaaaaaacaccaatcagccataaaattaaaaccacctccttgtttctacacacactgtccattttatcaggacccccacaggaccaccacattattattatttgggtggtgcatcattctcagcactgcagtgacactgacatggtggtggtgtgttagtgtgtgttgtgctggtacgagtggatcagacacagcagcactgctggagtttttaaataccgtgtccactcactgtccactctatcagacactcctacctagttggttcaccttgtagatgtaaagtcagagacgatcgctcatctattgctgctgtttgatcttctagaccttcatcagtggtcacaggacgctgcccacgctgtgaacacggtatttaaaaactccagcagcactgctgtgtctgatccactcataccagcacaacacacactaacacaccagcaccatgtcagtgtcactgcagtgctgagaatgatccaccacctaaataatacctgctctgtcatggtcctcggagagtcctgaccattgaagaacagagtgaaagcaggttaaaaaagcatgcagagaaacaaatagactacagtcagtaattgtagaactacaaagtgcttctatatggtaagtggagctgattaaatggacagtggttttaatgttatggttgatcagttatataatgtgttttataaagaAAATGCATAGTAAACATCCATTACTACTGGAACCCAAAGCAATATCATTCAGTAGTAGTATGCAGTGGTTAAATCaaattttcttttcagtggtgaTTGGAACATGGGTTCACAATGTCTGCAACACAAATATAACTATTCACTATTTAGCATGAATATTACATATAAAAACtgcaaatttctctaaaacagagcatTTCACACCAAACTACACTGAATGAATTTGTTGACATGCTAACCATTCATTATGCAAAAACATTAGAGAACAAAGAGTGATCCACATGACGCAAAGAATTCTTACGTACAAGGCTGTAAAAATCTATTTGCACCTTCCCAAATCTTCTACTGTTGCCAATGTCACATTCCAATGTTTTACAGCTTTCAAATAAcattaacacaaaataaacaacacaagcaaacacaaacgcagcttttaaatgatcatttagtTTCATGAAGATGTATTCAATACAGATAACACCGATAACCGATAATCCAATTGACAAATGTGTTCGGTGTTACTAGGCATGactgcagcttttaaataataGTTTAGTTTATTGAACATGTGAAATAGTAATGTGTTTACTCATGTTGActatcttatattaaaattagtttacaACTCATagacattaaaatgtaacaAATGAACAACAATATAAGAAATTGGGAaggagcaaatacttttttttacaacaCTGTAGTTTTCAACTCTGGACAGCTAATATCTTTGATAAAAGCAGTAGGTATTGGTCGAACCTCAAACAAAACAGTAAGACTTTCCttataatatttgtgtttacCTAACAATGTAGTGTTGTAAATCTGTTAATAACAAAGGCCCCATAAATGTGCAAGCGCTCAAACGATTATAATGACTTGCTTCCCACCATTACAGTCTTCAACAGTAAATAATGCATGAACAAATCACCCCAAATCCAACAGGAAAGGGGGTACTGTACcacttataaataatatatgcatatataacAAAGCATTTGAATGCAAGGTTCACATATGTTCACAAAAATCAATGAGAGGGGTCAGAACAGAGGCTGAGGCCAAGATACCCTCTATTCAGTGATTCATTCCAAAACATGTCAGTTTACtgataaagtctgtttttaagGACTTGGACTTTCTTAGAGAGTGTGTTGCCTTCCAGCTCCATGACAACCTTCTGAAGCACTTCGAAGGTGTACTTGAGTTCAGGAGGGTAGTTTAGGTTTAGAGAATACATTAGGCCAAACAACATTGCAGAAGCTAATGCAACGTTATCCAACTCCTGCAAGACCACTTGACCCTCAAGGACAATCCCAATGTCGTCTGGTTTATCACTGGcatctcttttttttaaaacatatattCCCAGTGTGGTCTCCTCAATGGATCCCTGGATGAGGGCTTCATCTGCTGCCTGAAGAACACACAGTCACAAAATaagattacacaaacacattgctTATGTGTAGAGGAAATATTGTACTGCAGAATGAAAGGACAGGTTCTGAAGTTAGCCTACACATTTTTGTGAATGATCGCACTGGGCCCCAAAATGGATTTCAACTGCAATATTCTCATCAGAATTATTATtctatgtactgtattttattacccATATTCATTTACATGCTAACAAGTCACTGGCAATAAATTGCCAAAGAGCAGGCATATGTTGCTTTTTCACCATAGTAAAAATCCATACTGTCACAGCCCCATCATTACAATATTGATATCTGACTTGGCTGATATAGAATTTCAATAAATAGACATTGTAAATAGTACTCACCACATACTCTCTCAAGAGGTTTTCTGGATCCTCGTTGAGGTACACACAAATTGCCTTGATAATACATTCTCGTCCTAAATCAACATCATCATTCTATTCAAAGGGAATAAGCAGAGCAAGTTGTTTGCTTAAagtctttttccttttaatCAAATGCTACATCAACAAAGCAGTACTTTTTTCAAGGAAGTATACTTACTTGAGCCATGGGTGCTATGATGCTCTCTAGGTGTTTGCCTATTTGTCCTCCTCTCTTTTTAAACAGAACCATCAGTTTCTCAGAGTGCACATCTAACTGAGAGAGAAATCTGGACTGAAGGGGCATGGTGGTAATCCGCTTAAATTCAGCATTTATCTGAAAACAAGAATGATTAGACATAAACGTGCTGTGAAGCAGGAATTTGGAAAGAAATACAATGAAAATGTTTGTCACCCGTTTATTTACTATAAGCAAGAGGAAGCTTAAGTTTAATTTGTACAGCAGTTCCTAAGTTCACAAATAATTAGTATTATGACCTCTGGAGCTTGGCCTGGGGGTAGTGTACGACGGGGAGTTCCTGGTGGCTATAGGCAGCCCACATAACCTGGTCAAGCTCAGCCCAAAAAGGCAACATGGAAGGATCTTGTGGACCCACTACCCAAAAAATCCAAAGTAAGGGTGTGGTGCAGTGTTTGTTGGCCACATGTTTGTTGGGCACATAAGCGGACTACATAATGACGATAATTTGTCTAAAACTAAGGGGGGCCGTCAAGCAGCCAGCAgataattttacaaaaatatgccaaatgtttagctttgtggcaaAGCTCAACAGTTAGGCTTCATACAAACAGCTTTTGTTTTAGCTTGTTCATAACATCTCTGTGTGTAGAATGTTATAAATTACATACCTCGCTTACGTCAAAGAGTGCTGGCCATCTTGCCTGAAAGTCTTGTATCATTGGTGTATCACGAACCACTTCATGTCTCCTGTATGCAAATGTCTTTTCCATTTTCATTCTCAGTACTTCCCTGTTGCTCTTCTTCTTAACATCTGAAAGAAGCTCAACTCTCACACTCTCAAGGCTCTTAACAGATTCTCCAGCAGGATAGGAGGGACAGTAGTTCACTTCAGACCTCCTAGGTTTTTTTATGCCAAAAGCAGCACTTGATTTGCCCTCTGGTTTGTGCTTAAGAGAGTTTATTGTCACCTCTGGACACCCAAGCTTTCTCAAGTGAGTGCGGTAGATTGCCAGTTTATTCTTCAAGCTAGCTTTCCATCCAGCAAATCCAGTGAGGGAGCCTTTCTCAGTCAGGCAAGGATGCTTTGAGATGAGGGCCTCTCCAACAGTGTTAAACTCTTTATCAGTGACATAAACTTTAAACGTAACTATTTCTTGCACCAGGCCGTCAAGAATGTTTGACTTCAGTTTTGGATCTGGAATAAGCAATGTACCATTTTCCTTGTAAGCTGCATTGCCCTGATGAAGTTTCAACTCTGCATCGTAACAAAACTTAGGAACATGAAAGATTCTAGGCCAAAATGACCGAGAGCTTGATGATGATGACTCTGACTCTGGTGAAGAGAGTATATCTGTGTCAACACTAGACAGAGATGAGGATTCATCAACCGAGCGATGGGCAGTAGCTGAGGTAAAAGAGATATTAGCACAGTGGGGAGCTGAAGCGTCGGTTATGGGAATTACTCTGATTGTCCCTCTATCCTGTACTTCATCAATTGAAGTAAGGTTCATAAACTCATTTGCAAATAGTGCATCCATAAATTGAAGCCTAAAATTAAAGTGAACTTCACACTGTCTTTGTACCTCATCAACAAGTTCTTTGATAGATTCAGGAAGTCCATTTTGGAAAGTTATCCTCTGACTGCTGTTGTCACCCAGGATAACTCTGAGAACTGCTGGGGAATACATCCTTCTATGCCTTAGTCTGTTAAGAGAAAGTAAGAATAGTGATTAGGTTAAAgcataattacttattattttaggttaatcagattttttattttatttatttatttttattgtattgaaaCAACCATGTATTGAATAGGATGTCAGGTTTctcatttttaaactgattcTAGCCCaggcttttattttgtagtCAAATCATAAAACATCATCAACT
It encodes:
- the LOC134328928 gene encoding histone H3, coding for MARTKQTARKSTGGKAPRKQLATKAARKSAPATGGVKKPHRYRPGTVALREIRRYQKSTELLIRKLPFQRLVREIAQDFKTDLRFQSSAVMALQEASEAYLVGLFEDTNLCAIHAKRVTIMPKDIQLARRIRGERA
- the LOC134328383 gene encoding histone H2A-like, which encodes MTQEYKIVCHLRRLRTEDLKAKKKFPWSILKLSYLKRKTGGKTRAKAKTRSSRAGLQFPVGRVHRLLRKGNYAERVGAGAPVYLAAVLEYLTAEILELAGNAARDNKKSRIIPRHLQLAVRNDEELNRLLGGVTIAQGGVLPNIQAVLLPKKTEKPSKAK
- the LOC134328384 gene encoding uncharacterized protein LOC134328384, whose translation is MQNPKLKSNILDGLVQEIVTFKVYVTDKEFNTVGEALISKHPCLTEKGSLTGFAGWKASLKNKLAIYRTHLRKLGCPEVTINSLKHKPEGKSSAAFGIKKPRRSEVNYCPSYPAGESVKSLESVRVELLSDVKKKSNREVLRMKMEKTFAYRRHEVVRDTPMIQDFQARWPALFDVSEINAEFKRITTMPLQSRFLSQLDVHSEKLMVLFKKRGGQIGKHLESIIAPMAQNDDVDLGRECIIKAICVYLNEDPENLLREYVAADEALIQGSIEETTLGIYVLKKRDASDKPDDIGIVLEGQVVLQELDNVALASAMLFGLMYSLNLNYPPELKYTFEVLQKVVMELEGNTLSKKVQVLKNRLYQ